One genomic segment of Flexivirga aerilata includes these proteins:
- a CDS encoding MBL fold metallo-hydrolase, with protein sequence MTTADPYDGNVTPGDAPAGRDLGVARLTKLSVSGMHNNVYLLTDAATGESLLVDAANDWPAIAAMIDADGGTVTQIATTHRHADHTGALAEAVAATGARTLAGADDAGELPVPVDVPLSDGDTVQVGGLTLDVIHLRGHTPGSIALAITDADGRRHLLTGDSLFPGGVGATDHYDYQSFPQLIDDVERRIFGRYDDSTWIYPGHGNDTTLGAERPQLQEWRARGW encoded by the coding sequence ATGACGACCGCTGACCCCTATGACGGCAACGTCACCCCCGGAGACGCGCCGGCCGGCCGGGACCTCGGCGTCGCCCGGCTGACCAAACTCAGCGTCTCCGGCATGCACAACAACGTCTACCTGCTGACCGACGCCGCGACCGGCGAATCCCTGCTGGTCGACGCGGCGAACGACTGGCCGGCGATCGCCGCGATGATCGACGCGGACGGCGGGACGGTCACCCAGATCGCGACCACGCACCGGCACGCCGATCACACCGGCGCGCTCGCCGAGGCCGTCGCGGCGACCGGGGCGCGCACCCTGGCCGGCGCCGACGACGCCGGCGAGTTGCCGGTCCCGGTCGACGTGCCGCTGTCGGACGGCGACACCGTGCAGGTGGGAGGGCTGACGCTCGACGTCATACATCTGCGCGGGCACACGCCCGGGTCGATCGCGCTCGCGATCACCGATGCCGACGGCCGGCGGCACCTGCTCACCGGCGACTCGCTGTTCCCCGGTGGCGTGGGTGCGACCGACCACTACGACTACCAGTCGTTCCCGCAGCTGATCGACGACGTCGAGCGCCGGATCTTCGGGCGCTACGACGACAGCACGTGGATCTATCCTGGCCACGGCAACGACACGACTCTCGGCGCCGAGCGCCCGCAGCTGCAGGAGTGGCGCGCCCGGGGGTGGTGA
- a CDS encoding MFS transporter gives MSAQGTVSDQPGTPDQPVDTKTLRRAVGASMIGNATEWYDYGVYAYLVAELTTNFFPGRYGQLATLLVYAVSFVLRPLGGIFWGPIGDRIGRNRVMALTIILMAVGTFLVGCIPSYDNIGIWAPIALIVLRVVQGFSTGGEYGGAATFMAEYAPDKRRGFWGSFLEFGTLLGFSGGIVITLILRATLDESAMNSWGWRIPFLIGLPLGLVGLYLRTRMEDTPVFRELEDKQQTEQAATGALRDLLQQYWQPILKLFGLVIALNIADYTLLTYMPTYMSSSLGISSTQSDIVVLIGQLVMMALIWIAGAMSDRVGRKPMWWFSLTAIFVLALPCFWLMGQGLLGAIAGFTILGLVFLPQLGTISATFPAMFPAHVRYAGMAIGYNVATAAFGGTVASVDDALVSWTGNRYMPAFYMMLAMVVGMIALVKVPETAGASLRGRSIPCQEPEPVPADAERERDRAGIHNVSGIRDVSRELGTRGRRRG, from the coding sequence ACCGGTCGACACCAAGACCCTGCGCCGCGCGGTCGGCGCCTCGATGATCGGCAACGCCACCGAGTGGTACGACTACGGCGTCTACGCCTATCTGGTCGCCGAGTTGACGACCAACTTCTTCCCCGGCCGCTACGGCCAGCTGGCCACCCTGCTCGTCTACGCGGTGTCGTTCGTGCTGCGTCCGCTCGGCGGCATCTTCTGGGGCCCGATCGGCGACCGCATCGGCCGCAACCGGGTGATGGCGCTGACGATCATCCTGATGGCGGTCGGCACCTTCCTCGTCGGCTGTATCCCGAGCTACGACAACATCGGCATCTGGGCGCCCATCGCGCTGATCGTGCTGCGCGTGGTGCAGGGCTTCTCCACCGGCGGGGAGTATGGCGGCGCCGCCACCTTCATGGCCGAGTACGCCCCCGACAAGCGACGCGGCTTCTGGGGGTCGTTCCTGGAGTTCGGCACTCTCCTCGGCTTCAGCGGCGGCATCGTCATCACGCTGATCCTGCGGGCCACCCTCGACGAGTCGGCGATGAACTCCTGGGGCTGGCGCATCCCGTTCCTCATCGGGCTGCCGCTCGGCCTGGTCGGTCTCTATCTGCGGACCCGCATGGAGGACACCCCGGTCTTCCGCGAGCTCGAGGACAAGCAGCAGACCGAGCAGGCGGCCACCGGTGCGCTGCGCGACCTGCTGCAGCAGTACTGGCAGCCGATCCTCAAACTGTTCGGTCTGGTGATCGCGCTCAACATCGCCGACTACACGCTGCTGACCTACATGCCGACCTACATGAGCTCCTCGCTCGGCATCTCCAGCACGCAGTCGGACATTGTGGTGCTGATCGGGCAGCTGGTGATGATGGCGCTGATCTGGATCGCGGGCGCGATGTCGGACCGGGTCGGCCGCAAACCGATGTGGTGGTTCTCGCTGACCGCGATCTTCGTGCTGGCCCTGCCGTGCTTCTGGCTGATGGGTCAGGGGCTGCTCGGCGCGATCGCCGGCTTCACCATCCTCGGGCTGGTCTTCCTGCCGCAGCTCGGCACGATCTCCGCGACCTTCCCGGCGATGTTCCCGGCGCACGTGCGCTACGCCGGTATGGCGATCGGCTACAACGTCGCCACGGCTGCCTTCGGTGGCACGGTGGCGTCGGTCGACGACGCGCTGGTCAGCTGGACCGGCAACCGCTACATGCCGGCCTTCTACATGATGCTGGCGATGGTCGTCGGCATGATCGCGCTGGTGAAGGTGCCGGAGACAGCCGGAGCGTCGCTGCGCGGCCGGTCGATCCCGTGCCAGGAACCGGAGCCCGTGCCTGCGGACGCCGAGCGCGAACGCGACCGCGCCGGCATCCACAACGTCTCCGGAATCCGTGACGTCTCAAGGGAACTCGGCACTCGCGGCCGGCGGCGAGGCTGA
- a CDS encoding C40 family peptidase yields the protein MIDDLAGATTAIVDVGVTGLWSGPNAPRSVDAPLTADAPDHDRWLDSLDAAPAREDSRHGLYGRYDSEVLRGEPVVIAERGPDGWSRVICPWQPSHKDSTGYPGYVRTAHLREVGGVPTDEPATDRAFSREALLAEARRHIGLAYLWGGISPAGLDCSGLVHYACRTLGLLVPRDAGDQYLACDDIPVEDAEPGDLYFFAHPDKPIHHVGIATGGGRLLHAPSTGQVVVEEEIPEARLRTLVAAGRIKPLR from the coding sequence GTGATTGATGACCTGGCCGGAGCAACTACGGCAATTGTTGACGTGGGGGTGACCGGCCTCTGGTCCGGCCCGAACGCGCCCCGCTCGGTCGACGCGCCGTTGACCGCGGACGCACCCGACCATGACCGCTGGCTGGACTCCCTCGACGCCGCGCCGGCGCGCGAGGACAGCCGGCACGGTCTCTACGGCCGCTACGACTCCGAGGTGCTGCGCGGCGAGCCGGTGGTGATCGCCGAGCGCGGCCCGGACGGCTGGAGCAGGGTGATCTGTCCGTGGCAGCCCAGCCACAAGGACAGCACCGGCTACCCGGGCTACGTCCGCACCGCCCACCTGCGCGAGGTGGGCGGCGTGCCCACCGACGAGCCCGCCACGGATCGCGCGTTCAGCCGCGAGGCTCTGCTCGCCGAGGCCCGTCGTCACATCGGGCTGGCCTACCTGTGGGGTGGCATCTCGCCCGCCGGGCTGGACTGCTCCGGCCTGGTGCACTACGCGTGCCGCACGCTCGGGTTGCTGGTGCCGCGCGACGCCGGCGACCAATACCTCGCGTGCGACGACATCCCGGTCGAGGACGCCGAGCCGGGTGACCTCTACTTCTTCGCCCACCCCGACAAGCCGATCCACCACGTCGGCATCGCGACCGGAGGCGGCCGGCTGCTGCACGCCCCGTCCACCGGACAGGTCGTCGTCGAGGAGGAGATCCCCGAGGCGCGCCTTCGCACGCTGGTCGCCGCAGGACGCATCAAGCCACTTCGGTGA
- a CDS encoding glycoside hydrolase family 15 protein — translation MNAPTPIEEYAIIGDTETAALVSRQGSIDWLCLPRFDSASCFTALLGGPEHGRWFLGPDGPADSHRRYIGRSSVLETVHETATGIVKVTDLMPLGPDRADIVRIVEGLDGEVDMRHDFVVRFDYGRIRPWMSHEAGHEEDHDVLVAIAGPDMLLLRGSRLPHAVDGHHQDLFTVHAGERLQFDLSWFSSWKQIPPPLDIPSRVTRTIETSQKWASHSTYEGPYADAVVRSLLILRLLTDTRRGGIVAAPTTSLPEDFGGVRNWDYRFCWLRDASLTLEALLKVGFLEATSLWRDWLVRAIAGDPEDMQIMYAVDGGRNLPERELTHLPGYADSRPVRIGNGAVDQKQTDVLGEVMIALQMARDLGMPESEHAWRVQRAMVEELAEHWDDPDNGIWEIRGPLRQFTHSRVMVWAAFDRAVRAVEEHGLDGPVDKWRRLRDQVREEVLTQGFNTAENTFIQHYDTTEVDASLLVIPLVGFLPGDDPRVLGTIERIERDLMHDGLLLRYRTEAGVDGLPGTEHPFLACSFWLVSAYAAAGRLDEAHELMSRLLGLANDVGLLSEEYDPTEHRMVGNFPQAFSHLTLVGAAVAIAEAEARRGISPAHRDTTERSTDGNDRKDDHDDR, via the coding sequence ATGAACGCGCCCACGCCGATCGAGGAATACGCGATCATCGGCGACACCGAGACCGCTGCCCTCGTGAGCCGCCAGGGATCCATCGACTGGCTGTGCCTGCCCCGCTTCGACAGCGCCTCCTGCTTCACCGCTCTGCTCGGCGGTCCCGAGCACGGCCGCTGGTTCCTCGGGCCGGACGGTCCCGCGGACAGCCACCGCCGCTACATCGGCCGCTCCTCGGTGCTGGAGACGGTGCACGAGACCGCGACCGGCATCGTCAAGGTCACCGACCTGATGCCGCTCGGGCCGGACCGCGCCGACATCGTGCGCATCGTCGAGGGGCTCGACGGCGAGGTCGACATGCGGCACGACTTCGTGGTGCGTTTCGACTACGGCCGGATCCGTCCGTGGATGTCGCACGAGGCCGGGCACGAGGAGGACCACGACGTGCTCGTCGCGATCGCCGGCCCGGACATGCTGCTGCTGCGCGGCAGCCGGCTGCCCCACGCCGTCGACGGACACCATCAGGACCTGTTCACCGTGCACGCCGGCGAGCGGCTGCAGTTCGACCTGTCGTGGTTCAGCTCCTGGAAGCAGATCCCGCCGCCGCTGGACATCCCGTCGCGGGTCACCCGCACCATCGAGACGTCGCAGAAATGGGCGTCGCACTCGACCTACGAGGGCCCCTATGCCGACGCCGTCGTCCGCTCCCTGCTGATCCTGCGACTGCTCACCGACACCCGCCGCGGCGGCATCGTCGCGGCGCCGACGACGAGCCTGCCGGAGGACTTCGGCGGGGTGCGCAACTGGGACTACCGCTTCTGCTGGCTGCGCGACGCGTCGCTCACCCTGGAGGCGCTGCTCAAGGTGGGTTTCCTGGAGGCGACCAGCCTCTGGCGCGACTGGCTGGTGCGCGCCATCGCCGGTGACCCCGAGGACATGCAGATCATGTATGCCGTCGACGGCGGCCGCAATCTGCCGGAGCGGGAGCTGACCCACCTGCCCGGCTATGCCGACTCGCGCCCGGTCCGCATCGGCAACGGCGCGGTCGACCAGAAGCAGACCGACGTGCTCGGCGAGGTGATGATCGCGCTGCAGATGGCGCGCGACCTCGGCATGCCCGAGTCGGAGCACGCCTGGCGGGTGCAGCGCGCGATGGTCGAGGAGCTCGCCGAGCACTGGGACGACCCCGACAACGGCATCTGGGAGATCCGCGGCCCGCTGCGGCAGTTCACCCATTCCCGGGTGATGGTGTGGGCCGCGTTCGACCGCGCGGTGCGCGCTGTGGAGGAGCACGGCCTGGACGGCCCGGTCGACAAGTGGCGCAGGCTGCGCGACCAGGTCCGCGAGGAGGTGCTCACCCAGGGCTTCAACACCGCGGAGAACACCTTCATTCAGCACTACGACACCACCGAGGTGGACGCGAGCCTGCTCGTCATACCGCTGGTCGGCTTCCTGCCGGGCGACGACCCGCGCGTGCTCGGCACGATCGAGCGCATCGAGCGCGACCTGATGCACGACGGGCTGCTGCTGCGCTACCGCACCGAGGCCGGCGTGGACGGGCTGCCGGGCACCGAGCACCCGTTCCTCGCCTGCAGTTTCTGGCTGGTCTCGGCGTATGCCGCGGCCGGCCGCCTCGACGAAGCCCACGAGCTGATGAGCAGGCTGCTCGGCCTCGCCAACGACGTCGGGCTGCTCTCGGAGGAGTACGACCCGACCGAGCACCGGATGGTCGGCAACTTCCCGCAGGCGTTCAGCCACCTGACGCTCGTCGGCGCCGCGGTGGCGATCGCCGAGGCGGAGGCGCGGCGCGGGATCTCCCCCGCCCACCGCGACACGACAGAGCGCAGCACCGACGGAAACGATCGAAAGGACGATCATGACGACCGCTGA
- a CDS encoding EamA family transporter — MSTGRPSSSGAGTIVPAPLLVLGGIVSVQFGGALASTLLPLVGVAGSVALRLVLGAAILLAWARPSFRGRDRADWATVGAYAAALGAMNLCFYGALSRLPIGVAVTVEFVGPLVLSAALSRQRRDLLAVGCAAIGVVLVSGALSTDLGSLDLVGIGLGLAAGACWAAYIITSGRTGQRFDGLDGLAIAMVLAGSVVLPFGVFEAGTAVFSGEALLKGVGIAVLSSVLPYSLELIALRRLPANVFGILLSLEPAVAALAGLLVLGQRLSPDKLLGLALVVGASVIILGARRPGPGRDETGLRDV, encoded by the coding sequence GTGAGCACCGGCCGGCCGTCGAGCAGCGGCGCGGGGACGATCGTCCCCGCGCCGCTGCTCGTGCTGGGCGGCATCGTCTCGGTGCAGTTCGGCGGAGCGCTCGCGAGCACCCTGCTGCCGCTGGTCGGCGTCGCCGGCTCGGTCGCGCTCAGGCTGGTGCTCGGCGCCGCCATACTGCTTGCCTGGGCGCGGCCGTCGTTCCGCGGCCGGGACCGCGCGGACTGGGCCACCGTCGGCGCGTATGCCGCAGCGCTCGGCGCGATGAATCTCTGCTTCTACGGCGCACTCTCCCGGCTGCCGATCGGTGTCGCCGTCACCGTGGAGTTCGTCGGGCCGCTCGTGCTGTCGGCGGCATTGTCGCGGCAGCGCCGCGACCTGCTGGCGGTGGGCTGCGCGGCGATCGGCGTGGTGCTGGTGTCGGGTGCGCTGTCGACCGACCTGGGCTCGCTGGACCTGGTCGGCATCGGGCTCGGTCTCGCCGCGGGTGCCTGCTGGGCGGCATACATCATCACCTCGGGCCGCACCGGGCAGCGGTTCGACGGTCTCGACGGACTGGCGATCGCGATGGTGCTGGCCGGGTCGGTCGTCCTCCCGTTCGGCGTATTCGAAGCCGGCACAGCGGTGTTCAGCGGCGAGGCACTCCTCAAGGGCGTCGGCATCGCAGTGCTCTCGTCGGTGCTGCCCTATTCGCTGGAGCTCATCGCACTGCGCCGCCTGCCGGCGAACGTCTTCGGCATCCTGCTCTCGCTGGAGCCGGCGGTTGCCGCGCTCGCCGGACTGCTGGTGCTCGGGCAGCGGCTCTCCCCCGACAAGCTGCTCGGCCTGGCCCTCGTCGTCGGCGCGAGCGTGATCATCCTGGGTGCGCGGCGCCCCGGGCCGGGCCGGGACGAGACGGGTCTTCGGGACGTATGA
- a CDS encoding tartrate dehydrogenase — protein sequence MTDSYTIDVIPGDGIGQEVIPAATACLDLVAERHGFALHWRDREWGSDYYRSTGRMLPVDGLEQLSTGDAVFLGAVGDVDIPDDVTLWGLLIPIRREFEQYINLRPNRTLPGVPSPLAGDRQLDVLVVRENVEGEYSEIGGRFRRGRPDEFALQEAVFTRQGIARVTRFAAELAAGRTGRLVSATKSNGIIHTMPFWDEVVRETAADFPGVTVDKVLIDALAARVVSAPESLDVIVASNLFGDILSDLAAAVAGSLGVAPSANLNPEREHPSLFEPVHGSAPDIAGKGWANPVAAIWAGAMMLRHLGRPEAADDLESAFGAVLAGGTRTRDLGGSASTGDFTEAVLVALRG from the coding sequence ATGACCGACAGCTACACGATCGACGTCATCCCCGGCGACGGGATCGGCCAGGAGGTCATCCCCGCCGCGACGGCCTGCCTCGACCTGGTCGCCGAGCGCCACGGCTTCGCGCTCCACTGGCGCGACCGCGAATGGGGTTCTGATTACTACAGATCCACCGGTCGCATGCTGCCGGTCGACGGGCTGGAGCAGCTCTCGACGGGCGACGCGGTCTTCCTCGGCGCGGTCGGCGACGTGGACATCCCGGACGACGTCACGCTGTGGGGGCTGCTGATCCCGATTCGGCGCGAGTTCGAGCAGTACATCAACCTGCGGCCCAACCGCACGCTGCCCGGCGTCCCGTCACCCCTCGCCGGGGACCGTCAGCTCGACGTGCTGGTCGTGCGCGAGAACGTCGAGGGCGAATACTCCGAGATCGGTGGCCGCTTCCGGCGCGGCCGGCCCGACGAATTCGCGCTCCAGGAGGCCGTTTTCACCCGCCAGGGCATCGCACGGGTGACGCGCTTCGCCGCGGAGCTGGCCGCCGGGCGCACGGGCCGGCTGGTGTCGGCGACCAAGTCCAACGGCATCATCCACACCATGCCGTTCTGGGACGAGGTGGTGCGCGAGACCGCGGCCGACTTCCCGGGCGTGACCGTGGACAAGGTGCTGATCGACGCTCTCGCCGCGCGGGTGGTGTCGGCGCCGGAGAGCCTCGACGTGATCGTCGCGTCCAACCTCTTCGGCGACATCCTCTCCGACCTCGCGGCCGCGGTCGCCGGCTCGCTCGGGGTGGCCCCGAGCGCCAACCTCAACCCCGAGCGCGAGCACCCGTCGCTGTTCGAGCCGGTGCACGGCAGCGCACCCGACATCGCCGGGAAGGGCTGGGCCAACCCGGTGGCGGCCATCTGGGCCGGCGCGATGATGCTGCGTCACCTCGGCCGCCCGGAGGCCGCCGACGACCTGGAGTCCGCCTTCGGCGCGGTCCTCGCGGGCGGCACCCGCACCCGCGACCTCGGCGGCTCGGCGAGCACCGGCGACTTCACCGAGGCGGTGCTGGTCGCACTGCGGGGCTGA